Proteins co-encoded in one bacterium genomic window:
- the nifJ gene encoding pyruvate:ferredoxin (flavodoxin) oxidoreductase: protein MKRETAILDGNQAAAHVAYKVSDVIAIYPITPSSPMGEWADQWMADGTPNAWGTVPIVSELQSEGGASGAIHGALQAGALATTFTASQGLLLMIPNMYKIAGELTPGVFHIAARAVATNSLSIFGDHTDVMATRSTGWAMLFSNSIQEVMDQALIAHSATLKCRLPFIHAFDGFRTSHELQKVEALTNEDCLSMMDDELIKAHRERALCPDHPVLRGTAQNPDVFFQGRETVNAFYDACPDLVQETMDEFAKLTGRQYKLFDYHGAPDAERVIVLMGSGAETADEAVDYMVEKGEKVGVLKVRLYRPFSIKHFLGALPKTVKAIAALDRTKEPGATGEPLYQDMVTAFAEDAASDSPIFASVPAIVGGRYGLGSKEFTPAMVAGVFDTLTAKKPKNHFTVGIIDDLTNTSLPWDPEFHTERPDVVRALFYGLGADGTVGANKNSIKIIGEETDNNIQGYFVYDSKKSGSMTVSHLRFGPRKIKSTYLINSASFVACHQWPFVEKIDMLKGAAKGATFLLNSIHSADDVWNHLPRELQKQIIDKQLKFYVIDAYSVARDAGMGQRINTIMQTCFFAISGILPREEAIAKIKQAIDKTYGRKSKQIVELNWKAVDMTLANLHEVKVPSEVSSSFGRPPMISEKAPKFLREVTAEIMAGRGDDLKTGDLPNDGTWPIGSARWEKRNIALEIPVWDPDVCIQCGKCAMVCPHAAIQTKACDPKALEGAPESFKSTSGKGKEFKDMAFTIQVAPEDCTGCAACVYVCPAFDRSNPKHKAINMAAQEPLREQEAANWEFFTNLPEPDRTELRLDTVKGAQMLDPLFEFSGACPGCGETPYVKLVSQLFGDRMLVANATGCSSIYGGNLPTTPWGANKDGRGPAWSNSLFEDNAEFGFGFSLTVEKLAEYARELVLKLSTTVGDELAKELVGADMKDEKGIREQRARVEILKKQLEGDKSPDAQRLLTIADYLVRKSIWIMGGDGWAYDIGFGGLDHVLASGRNVNVLVLDTEVYSNTGGQASKATPRGAVAKFAMSGKPQAKKDLGLIAMSYGNVYVARVAYGASDVQTVRAILEAEAYEGPSLILAYSHCIAHGINMRTATDLHKDAVNAGHWPLMRYNPDNVLQGQNPLKLESKAPKISYRDFADKQTRFKMLMNAAPEQADKLMKLAQEDARSRWELYEQMAGLTYSAPGSSDNGGNGSDN, encoded by the coding sequence ATGAAACGTGAAACAGCAATTCTCGATGGGAATCAGGCTGCGGCACACGTAGCCTACAAGGTGAGCGACGTGATTGCGATCTATCCGATCACACCCTCGTCGCCGATGGGAGAATGGGCCGACCAATGGATGGCGGACGGCACCCCCAACGCATGGGGTACGGTGCCGATCGTCAGCGAACTGCAGAGCGAAGGCGGCGCATCCGGTGCGATCCACGGCGCGCTTCAGGCCGGGGCCCTGGCCACGACGTTTACGGCCAGCCAGGGTCTTCTGCTGATGATTCCGAACATGTACAAGATCGCCGGCGAATTGACGCCCGGGGTCTTCCACATCGCCGCCCGCGCGGTCGCAACCAACTCTCTGTCCATCTTCGGGGATCACACCGACGTGATGGCGACCCGCTCGACGGGATGGGCCATGCTGTTCTCCAACAGCATCCAGGAAGTGATGGATCAGGCGCTGATCGCGCACTCAGCCACGCTGAAGTGCCGCCTCCCCTTCATTCATGCGTTCGACGGTTTCCGGACCAGCCATGAGCTTCAGAAAGTCGAAGCGCTGACCAATGAGGATTGCCTGTCAATGATGGACGATGAGCTGATCAAGGCTCATCGCGAGCGCGCTCTGTGCCCGGATCATCCGGTGTTGCGCGGCACGGCCCAGAACCCCGATGTGTTCTTCCAGGGCCGCGAAACAGTAAACGCGTTCTACGATGCCTGCCCGGATCTCGTACAGGAAACAATGGACGAGTTCGCGAAACTGACAGGCCGCCAGTACAAGCTTTTTGATTATCACGGCGCTCCCGATGCGGAGCGCGTTATTGTTTTGATGGGCTCCGGCGCGGAAACCGCCGACGAGGCCGTCGATTACATGGTGGAGAAGGGCGAGAAGGTCGGCGTGCTGAAGGTTCGCCTGTACCGTCCATTCTCGATCAAGCACTTCCTCGGCGCGCTCCCGAAGACGGTGAAGGCCATCGCCGCCCTCGATCGCACGAAGGAGCCCGGCGCCACAGGCGAGCCGCTGTACCAGGATATGGTGACGGCGTTCGCAGAGGACGCCGCGAGCGACAGCCCGATCTTCGCAAGTGTGCCGGCCATCGTCGGCGGGCGATACGGTCTGGGTTCGAAGGAATTCACGCCGGCTATGGTCGCGGGCGTCTTCGACACGCTGACCGCCAAGAAGCCGAAGAACCACTTCACGGTCGGCATCATCGACGACCTGACGAACACTTCGCTTCCTTGGGATCCGGAATTCCATACCGAACGTCCGGACGTGGTTCGCGCGCTGTTCTACGGCCTGGGTGCCGACGGCACGGTGGGCGCCAACAAGAACTCGATCAAGATTATCGGCGAAGAAACCGACAACAACATCCAGGGCTACTTCGTGTACGACTCGAAGAAGTCCGGTTCGATGACGGTGTCGCACCTTCGTTTCGGCCCGCGGAAGATCAAGTCGACGTACCTGATCAATTCCGCCAGCTTCGTCGCCTGCCACCAGTGGCCTTTCGTCGAGAAGATCGACATGCTGAAGGGCGCTGCAAAGGGCGCGACGTTCCTGCTGAACAGCATCCACAGTGCGGATGACGTTTGGAATCACCTGCCCCGCGAACTGCAAAAGCAGATCATCGACAAGCAACTGAAGTTCTACGTGATCGATGCCTACTCGGTTGCTCGCGATGCGGGCATGGGCCAGCGCATCAACACGATCATGCAGACGTGCTTCTTCGCAATTTCGGGCATTCTGCCCCGCGAAGAGGCCATCGCCAAGATCAAGCAGGCGATCGACAAGACCTACGGCCGCAAGAGCAAGCAGATCGTTGAGCTGAACTGGAAGGCCGTGGATATGACCCTCGCCAACCTGCACGAGGTGAAGGTCCCGAGCGAAGTCAGCAGCAGCTTTGGCCGCCCGCCGATGATCTCGGAGAAGGCACCGAAGTTCCTGCGCGAAGTGACCGCTGAGATCATGGCCGGCCGCGGCGACGATCTGAAGACCGGCGACCTGCCGAACGATGGCACGTGGCCGATTGGCTCGGCACGTTGGGAGAAGCGCAACATCGCCCTCGAGATTCCCGTCTGGGATCCGGACGTCTGCATCCAGTGCGGCAAGTGCGCAATGGTCTGCCCGCATGCTGCGATCCAGACGAAGGCGTGCGACCCGAAGGCGCTCGAAGGCGCCCCCGAGAGCTTCAAGTCGACCTCGGGTAAGGGCAAAGAGTTCAAGGACATGGCCTTCACGATTCAGGTGGCTCCGGAAGATTGTACCGGTTGCGCCGCGTGCGTTTACGTCTGCCCCGCCTTCGATCGCAGCAACCCGAAGCACAAGGCGATCAACATGGCCGCGCAGGAACCGCTGCGCGAGCAGGAAGCAGCCAACTGGGAGTTCTTCACAAACCTGCCCGAGCCGGATCGCACCGAGCTTCGTCTCGATACGGTCAAGGGCGCCCAGATGCTGGATCCGCTGTTCGAATTCTCCGGCGCCTGCCCGGGCTGCGGCGAGACGCCGTACGTCAAGCTCGTGTCACAGTTGTTCGGCGATCGCATGCTCGTCGCGAATGCGACCGGCTGCTCGTCGATCTACGGCGGCAATCTGCCCACGACGCCGTGGGGAGCGAACAAGGACGGACGCGGCCCCGCCTGGTCGAACTCACTGTTCGAAGACAACGCCGAGTTCGGCTTCGGCTTCTCGCTGACTGTTGAGAAGCTGGCCGAGTACGCCCGCGAGCTGGTTCTGAAACTCTCGACCACGGTCGGCGATGAGCTGGCGAAGGAACTCGTCGGCGCAGACATGAAGGACGAGAAGGGTATCCGCGAGCAGCGTGCCCGCGTTGAAATCCTGAAGAAGCAGTTGGAAGGCGACAAGTCGCCCGACGCACAGCGCCTGCTTACCATCGCCGATTACCTGGTGCGCAAGAGCATCTGGATCATGGGCGGCGACGGCTGGGCATACGACATCGGCTTCGGCGGCCTGGATCACGTCCTGGCCAGCGGCCGGAACGTCAACGTGCTCGTGCTCGATACCGAAGTGTACTCGAACACCGGTGGCCAGGCCTCGAAGGCCACGCCGCGAGGCGCCGTCGCTAAGTTCGCGATGAGCGGCAAGCCGCAGGCCAAGAAGGACCTCGGCCTGATCGCGATGTCCTACGGCAACGTCTACGTGGCTCGCGTCGCTTACGGCGCCAGCGATGTCCAGACGGTTCGTGCGATCCTGGAGGCGGAGGCCTATGAGGGCCCGTCGCTGATCCTGGCCTACTCGCACTGTATCGCACACGGTATCAACATGCGGACGGCAACGGACCTGCACAAGGACGCCGTGAACGCCGGCCACTGGCCGCTGATGCGCTACAACCCGGACAACGTGCTGCAGGGGCAGAACCCTCTGAAGTTGGAGTCGAAGGCGCCGAAGATCTCCTATCGCGACTTCGCCGATAAGCAGACCCGCTTCAAGATGCTGATGAACGCTGCTCCGGAGCAGGCGGACAAGCTGATGAAGCTGGCACAAGAAGACGCCCGCAGCCGTTGGGAGCTCTACGAGCAGATGGCCGGCCTGACCTATTCTGCCCCGGGATCGTCCGACAACGGCGGCAATGGAAGCGACAACTAA
- a CDS encoding dihydroorotate dehydrogenase-like protein — translation MDLSTKYMGIELKNPVVLGASPLSDQIDVLRAVEDNGAAAVVAHSIFEEQIRHEELEMIKHMERGADSFAEAITFFPEADDYLVTPDDYLENLRRAKDALDIPVFGSLNGVSVGGWIEYAKKIEETGVDGLELNIYHLPTETDLTPQTVEKRYLDVLDEVKRNVKIPVAMKLGPQFSSFANFAKRLEDEGVDGLVLFNRFYQPDFDLETMSVIPNLVLSNSHELRLPLRWIAILYTRIKVSMALTTGIHQSEDVIKAMMAGADCAQVVSAVLRNGPAVLGKLIAGMEEWMEENEYESVEQMKGALSQHSCPDPTAYERANYMKTLQSWS, via the coding sequence ATGGACCTGAGTACGAAATACATGGGGATCGAGCTGAAGAACCCGGTGGTTCTGGGAGCCTCGCCCCTTTCCGATCAGATCGACGTGCTGCGCGCTGTTGAGGACAACGGAGCCGCGGCCGTCGTCGCACACTCCATCTTCGAGGAGCAGATTCGCCACGAAGAGCTGGAGATGATCAAGCACATGGAACGCGGAGCAGACAGCTTCGCCGAGGCAATCACGTTCTTCCCGGAAGCCGACGACTACCTGGTGACCCCGGACGATTACCTCGAGAACCTGCGCCGCGCGAAGGATGCACTCGACATCCCCGTTTTCGGCAGCCTGAACGGCGTGTCCGTCGGCGGATGGATCGAGTACGCAAAGAAGATCGAAGAGACCGGAGTCGATGGTCTGGAACTGAACATCTACCACCTTCCGACTGAGACGGATTTGACACCACAGACGGTCGAGAAGCGTTACCTCGATGTCCTCGATGAAGTGAAGCGGAACGTGAAGATCCCGGTGGCAATGAAGCTGGGACCGCAGTTCAGTTCCTTCGCGAACTTTGCCAAGCGCCTTGAAGACGAAGGCGTGGACGGCCTGGTGTTGTTCAACCGCTTCTACCAGCCGGACTTCGATCTGGAAACGATGTCGGTGATTCCGAACCTCGTTCTGAGCAACTCGCACGAGTTGCGCCTGCCGCTTCGCTGGATTGCCATTCTGTACACGCGCATCAAGGTCAGCATGGCGCTGACGACCGGCATTCATCAATCGGAAGACGTCATCAAGGCGATGATGGCCGGCGCAGATTGCGCACAGGTCGTCTCCGCCGTCCTGAGGAACGGCCCGGCAGTGCTCGGCAAGCTCATCGCGGGCATGGAGGAATGGATGGAAGAGAACGAGTACGAATCGGTCGAGCAGATGAAGGGCGCTCTGAGCCAGCATTCGTGCCCGGACCCAACCGCCTATGAACGCGCCAATTACATGAAGACGCTGCAGTCCTGGAGCTGA
- a CDS encoding STAS domain-containing protein, whose translation MEDLIDVREPLESFLAELMFQVGTWKESQRRQVLLDFRRVDFIDSMAIGHLVRLYLECKRQGIQLRTVNVASIPRRSLVHAGVTELLGLGHQTPPDIDDSTETAW comes from the coding sequence GTGGAAGACTTGATCGATGTTCGTGAACCGCTGGAGTCGTTTCTGGCGGAATTGATGTTTCAGGTGGGAACCTGGAAGGAATCCCAACGCCGCCAGGTGCTGCTCGACTTCCGGCGTGTGGATTTCATCGACTCCATGGCCATCGGCCATCTGGTGCGGCTATACCTGGAATGCAAACGCCAAGGAATTCAACTCCGAACGGTCAACGTGGCATCAATCCCCCGCCGCTCGCTGGTGCATGCCGGCGTGACGGAATTGCTCGGCCTGGGGCACCAGACGCCCCCCGATATCGACGACTCGACGGAGACGGCATGGTGA